One region of Polaribacter pectinis genomic DNA includes:
- a CDS encoding CPBP family intramembrane glutamic endopeptidase translates to MTILKAILLTLLLIFVFSLTQVGFGFIFYKTELIPEYLHKHIGITTVISFLVAYVVMFIFFWKPKTKIKNTLNFKNYELKFLPYLILIVLGLQLLDRPFWDLERIWNYLNYSEFETDFSTFNGFNPAFLYGAISTLIISPICEELFFRKFLLKKLLERNSQKIGIIISSLCFAIIHIETPFNLIPSFIFGIISSLIFIKTKKIGYSILLHFLVNLLVQTLYVFDFTFDRWLLDLNFNFIYWIMFLIGIGITYFGIKKLLATPYKKNC, encoded by the coding sequence ATGACAATACTTAAAGCAATCTTACTAACTTTACTATTGATTTTTGTGTTTAGCTTGACTCAAGTTGGATTTGGATTTATATTCTATAAAACTGAATTAATACCTGAATATTTACATAAACACATTGGAATAACTACTGTCATATCTTTTCTTGTAGCTTATGTAGTTATGTTTATTTTTTTTTGGAAACCTAAAACAAAAATTAAAAATACGCTGAATTTCAAAAACTACGAGCTAAAATTTTTGCCTTATTTAATTTTAATTGTTCTTGGGCTTCAGTTATTAGATAGACCATTTTGGGATTTAGAAAGAATATGGAATTATTTAAACTACTCTGAATTTGAAACTGATTTTAGCACTTTTAATGGATTTAATCCAGCCTTTTTATATGGAGCAATTTCAACTCTAATAATCTCGCCTATTTGCGAAGAATTATTCTTTAGAAAATTCTTATTGAAAAAATTACTTGAAAGAAACAGTCAAAAGATTGGAATCATAATTTCAAGTTTATGTTTTGCAATCATTCACATTGAGACACCTTTTAATTTAATTCCTTCTTTTATTTTTGGAATAATAAGCAGTTTGATTTTTATAAAAACAAAAAAAATAGGTTACTCAATTTTATTGCATTTTTTAGTCAATTTATTGGTTCAGACTTTATACGTATTTGACTTTACTTTTGACAGGTGGTTGTTAGACTTGAATTTTAATTTTATATATTGGATTATGTTTTTAATAGGAATTGGAATAACATATTTCGGAATAAAAAAACTACTGGCAACACCGTATAAAAAAAATTGCTAA